In Cupriavidus basilensis, one genomic interval encodes:
- a CDS encoding c-type cytochrome, with amino-acid sequence MNRIAKLLAVVALALPATAMTGLASAAEQAAAKADPAKGETLYTQGAPDRNVPACLSCHGANGNSGGAANPKLAAQHPEYVHKQLDDFKAKARNNAIMSPYAAALSEQEMKDVGAYLAKQTLKPATAKNKDTIEAGQKIYRGGIAAKGVPACAACHGPTGAGIPAQYPRIGGQWSEYTEAQLVAFRQGTRKNNPVMTTIAAKMSDAEIKAVADYAAGIR; translated from the coding sequence ATGAACCGCATTGCGAAACTTCTGGCTGTTGTGGCGCTGGCTCTGCCGGCAACTGCCATGACCGGTCTGGCATCTGCCGCAGAGCAGGCCGCCGCAAAGGCTGATCCGGCCAAGGGCGAAACCCTCTACACGCAAGGTGCCCCTGATCGCAATGTCCCGGCTTGCCTGAGCTGCCATGGCGCCAACGGTAACAGCGGCGGCGCCGCCAACCCGAAGCTGGCCGCCCAGCACCCGGAATACGTGCACAAGCAGCTCGACGACTTCAAAGCCAAGGCTCGCAACAACGCCATCATGTCGCCGTACGCGGCTGCCTTGTCCGAGCAGGAAATGAAGGACGTCGGCGCCTACCTGGCCAAGCAGACCCTCAAGCCTGCCACCGCCAAGAACAAGGACACCATCGAAGCCGGCCAGAAAATCTACCGCGGCGGCATCGCGGCCAAGGGCGTGCCGGCCTGCGCGGCTTGCCACGGCCCAACCGGCGCCGGCATTCCGGCCCAGTACCCGCGCATCGGCGGCCAATGGTCCGAGTACACTGAAGCGCAACTGGTTGCGTTCCGCCAGGGCACCCGCAAGAACAATCCCGTGATGACCACCATCGCCGCCAAGATGTCGGATGCCGAGATCAAGGCTGTGGCCGACTACGCCGCAGGGATTCGCTAA
- the yihA gene encoding ribosome biogenesis GTP-binding protein YihA/YsxC, whose protein sequence is MSLLHQARFFVTVNHLRDLPATAVPEVAFAGRSNAGKSTAINILCNQKRLAFSSRTPGRTQHINFFGVAPVKAPDPLAFLVDLPGYGYAQVSGSAKFHWQALLSDYVQTRSQLSGLVLMMDARRPFTDLDCQMVEWFLPTGRPIHVLLTKADKLTNSENALALRETRKVLAGYAEQLDTPVPLTAQLFSSLKRRGIEEAQRVVAGWLSLPEALPPAAQESKAAGARQAEPQAEPDTAADDAPPDTPAN, encoded by the coding sequence ATGTCCCTCCTACATCAGGCCCGCTTTTTCGTTACCGTCAATCATCTGCGCGACCTGCCTGCCACGGCCGTGCCGGAAGTGGCGTTCGCCGGCCGCTCCAACGCCGGCAAATCCACCGCCATCAACATCCTGTGCAACCAGAAGCGGCTGGCTTTCTCGTCGCGCACGCCGGGCCGCACCCAGCACATCAACTTTTTCGGCGTGGCCCCGGTCAAGGCGCCGGACCCGCTCGCCTTCCTCGTCGACTTGCCCGGCTACGGCTATGCGCAGGTCTCGGGGTCGGCCAAGTTCCATTGGCAAGCGTTGCTGAGCGACTACGTGCAGACCCGCTCGCAACTGTCCGGACTGGTACTGATGATGGACGCGCGCCGCCCCTTTACCGACCTGGATTGCCAGATGGTCGAGTGGTTCCTGCCCACGGGCCGGCCCATTCACGTGCTGCTGACCAAGGCCGACAAGCTGACCAACAGCGAGAACGCCCTGGCCCTGCGCGAAACCCGCAAGGTGCTGGCCGGCTACGCAGAGCAGCTGGACACGCCCGTGCCCCTGACCGCGCAGCTGTTCTCCAGCCTGAAGCGTCGCGGCATCGAGGAAGCCCAGCGCGTGGTGGCTGGCTGGCTGTCCCTGCCCGAGGCGCTGCCGCCCGCAGCCCAGGAGAGCAAGGCCGCAGGCGCGCGGCAAGCTGAACCGCAAGCGGAACCCGATACCGCTGCGGACGATGCGCCTCCCGACACGCCCGCGAACTGA
- the hemB gene encoding porphobilinogen synthase — protein MSTFPEYRPRRMRRDDFSRRLMRENRLSPDNLIYPVFIVDGHNQRESVASMPGVERLSIDLLLPVAEDCVKLGIPVIALFPVIDPALKTPDGIEATNAEGLIPRAVRALKDRFPELGVLTDVALDPYTSHGQDGVLDDDGYVINDVTVEILVKQALTQAAAGVDIVAPSDMMDGRIGAVRAALEDGGYIHTRIMAYSAKFASAFYGPFRDAVGSAANLGKGNKMTYQMDPANSDEALREVAQDIMEGADMVMVKPGMPYLDILRRVKDEFRFPTYVYQVSGEYAMLKAAAQNGWLDHDKVMMESLLAFRRAGADGILTYFARDAARLLTR, from the coding sequence ATGTCCACATTTCCCGAGTACCGTCCGCGCCGCATGCGCCGTGATGATTTCTCACGCAGGCTGATGCGCGAGAACCGCTTGTCGCCAGATAACCTGATCTATCCGGTATTCATTGTCGACGGGCATAACCAGCGTGAGAGCGTGGCGTCCATGCCCGGCGTGGAGCGTCTGTCGATTGACCTGCTGCTGCCGGTGGCGGAAGACTGCGTGAAACTCGGCATCCCGGTCATCGCGCTGTTCCCGGTGATCGATCCGGCCTTGAAAACACCCGACGGCATCGAGGCGACCAACGCCGAAGGCCTGATCCCGCGTGCCGTGCGCGCGCTCAAGGACCGCTTCCCGGAACTGGGCGTGCTGACCGACGTGGCGCTGGATCCATACACCAGCCACGGCCAGGACGGCGTGCTGGACGACGACGGCTATGTGATCAACGACGTCACGGTGGAGATCCTGGTCAAGCAGGCGCTGACGCAGGCTGCGGCCGGCGTGGATATCGTGGCGCCCTCGGACATGATGGACGGGCGCATCGGCGCCGTGCGCGCGGCGCTGGAAGACGGCGGCTATATCCACACCCGGATCATGGCTTATTCGGCCAAGTTCGCCTCCGCCTTCTACGGCCCGTTCCGCGATGCGGTAGGCTCGGCGGCCAACCTGGGCAAGGGCAACAAGATGACCTACCAGATGGACCCGGCCAACTCCGACGAAGCCTTGCGCGAAGTGGCGCAGGACATCATGGAGGGCGCCGACATGGTGATGGTCAAGCCCGGCATGCCTTACCTCGACATCCTGCGGCGCGTGAAGGACGAGTTCCGTTTCCCCACCTACGTCTACCAGGTCAGCGGCGAGTACGCGATGCTCAAGGCCGCAGCCCAGAATGGCTGGCTGGACCACGACAAGGTCATGATGGAATCGCTGCTGGCCTTCCGCCGCGCCGGCGCCGATGGCATCCTGACCTATTTCGCACGCGACGCCGCTCGCCTGCTCACGCGCTGA
- a CDS encoding magnesium transporter CorA family protein has product MQLLGFSASQVHPLASLDAARDFLAGNAAARFVWVDTPIEEISAAPTAWRDSVQALTGAPVLDLHLIDATNPSHPSYFDTTHVYDMVIFRKLTFETSRLIAEAGAEGAAASGTSATATAATSATAAMDMATMPGQPAASATACATAGPQPAAKPGTPTKPRRYPPGFLPALAKIDTQPVTFFVFDNVLLTVRPAQSRTLDQVRQRLLELCQAPRPQAASKTRANGHAALVHGIRPPTRPEDLMLRLLNAMVDRYLDLRAPLTRQLDRWQRALLNARRSFSSWEGLLDARIELRRLEHLCEEQHDALQEFRDSLLDNSYSIASEGPAAGTAGRDDALLVRINDVMEHISRVLAHARRLEDSIESAVQIHFSSVAHRTNRTMRTLTLITALFMPLTLITGIFGMNFDRMPWLREPQGFWWSLGLMGAVVVVLAAVWALGRRLEQS; this is encoded by the coding sequence ATGCAGCTGCTAGGCTTTTCCGCCAGCCAGGTCCATCCGCTCGCCTCGCTCGACGCGGCGCGCGACTTCCTCGCCGGCAATGCAGCGGCCCGTTTCGTCTGGGTCGACACGCCGATCGAGGAAATCAGCGCCGCGCCGACAGCCTGGCGCGACAGCGTCCAGGCGCTGACGGGGGCCCCGGTGCTGGACCTGCATCTCATCGATGCCACCAACCCGTCGCATCCGTCGTATTTCGATACGACGCATGTCTACGACATGGTGATCTTCCGCAAGCTCACCTTCGAGACCAGCCGGCTGATCGCCGAGGCCGGCGCAGAGGGGGCCGCGGCATCCGGAACGAGCGCGACCGCAACGGCGGCAACCTCGGCCACCGCCGCGATGGACATGGCGACGATGCCGGGCCAGCCCGCAGCTTCGGCCACGGCCTGCGCGACAGCCGGCCCGCAGCCCGCGGCAAAACCCGGTACCCCAACCAAGCCGCGCCGCTACCCGCCGGGCTTCCTGCCCGCGCTGGCCAAGATCGATACCCAGCCGGTCACGTTCTTTGTCTTTGACAACGTCCTGCTGACGGTACGGCCCGCGCAATCGCGCACGCTGGACCAGGTGCGCCAGCGCCTGCTTGAGCTGTGCCAGGCGCCGCGGCCGCAAGCGGCGTCAAAGACACGAGCCAACGGCCACGCCGCGCTGGTGCATGGCATCCGCCCGCCAACGCGCCCGGAAGACCTGATGCTGCGGCTGCTCAACGCCATGGTCGACCGCTATCTGGACCTGCGTGCGCCGCTGACGCGCCAGCTCGACCGGTGGCAGCGCGCGCTGCTTAACGCGCGGCGCAGCTTTTCCAGCTGGGAGGGCTTGCTCGACGCCCGCATCGAGCTGCGGCGGCTGGAGCACCTGTGCGAGGAGCAGCACGACGCGCTACAAGAGTTCCGCGACAGCCTGCTCGACAACAGCTATAGCATCGCGAGTGAAGGACCCGCCGCAGGCACGGCGGGCCGCGACGATGCGCTGCTGGTGCGAATCAACGACGTGATGGAACACATCTCGCGCGTGCTCGCGCATGCGCGCCGGCTGGAGGACTCGATCGAGTCCGCGGTGCAGATTCACTTCTCTTCGGTGGCGCACCGCACCAATCGCACCATGCGCACGCTGACACTGATCACCGCGCTGTTCATGCCGCTCACGCTGATCACCGGCATCTTCGGCATGAACTTCGACCGCATGCCATGGCTGCGCGAGCCCCAGGGCTTCTGGTGGTCGCTGGGGCTGATGGGAGCGGTAGTTGTGGTGCTGGCCGCGGTATGGGCACTGGGGCGCCGGCTGGAGCAAAGCTAG
- the dsbD gene encoding protein-disulfide reductase DsbD: protein MRHSAAARLLIMLLASLWLCLAGVAHAADDDFLPPEQAFRFAAHQVDAKTIEVRFDVADGYYLYRDRFAFAAQPASVKLGAPVFPPGKVKFDETFGKEMETYHGGLTIRVPVESAPADGKWSLVVTSQGCADKGLCYPPQESVFKVGGGVLDGLFGKRAPADSSSIGNNPPAASGDAAGPSPALQAPTADENDRIAGALASRNLGVIAALFFGLGLLLTFTPCVLPMVPILSSIVVGEHVTRKRALLVSLSYVLGMAVVYTGIGVAAGLLGEGLSAALQAPWVLAAFALLMVALSLSMFGLYELQLPQHWQTRLTASSNRRQGGQLAGAAAMGAISALIVGPCVTAPLAGALAYIARTGDAVVGGGALFAMALGMGVPLVLVGVGAGNLLPRAGRWMETTKRFFGFLLLGVALWMVSPVLPAWALMAGWAALLLVGAVFLSAFDSLGPDAHGLARVGKGLGLLAALAGAILLVGLASGGRDPLQPLAHLSAARSAPEAATGGVSEVRFERVRSVAELDARVAQAAAAGKPVLLDFYADWCVSCKEMERFTFTDERVRARLSEVVMLQADVTRNNPDDRALLKRFGLFGPPGIILYGADGRERPVRAIGYQPATRFLDTLSRALDTKANT, encoded by the coding sequence ATGCGGCATAGTGCCGCAGCGCGGCTGCTGATCATGCTGCTGGCCTCGCTGTGGCTGTGCCTCGCCGGCGTGGCGCATGCCGCCGATGACGACTTCCTGCCGCCGGAACAGGCCTTCCGGTTTGCTGCCCATCAGGTCGATGCGAAGACGATCGAGGTTCGCTTCGACGTGGCGGATGGCTATTACCTCTACCGCGATCGCTTTGCCTTTGCGGCGCAGCCTGCATCCGTCAAGCTGGGTGCGCCGGTGTTCCCGCCCGGCAAGGTCAAGTTCGACGAGACGTTCGGCAAGGAGATGGAAACCTATCACGGCGGGCTGACCATCCGCGTGCCGGTGGAGTCTGCCCCGGCCGACGGCAAATGGTCGCTGGTGGTGACTTCCCAGGGCTGTGCCGACAAAGGCCTGTGCTATCCGCCGCAGGAAAGTGTATTCAAGGTCGGCGGTGGTGTGCTTGACGGATTGTTCGGCAAGCGGGCACCGGCGGATTCCAGCAGCATCGGCAACAACCCGCCCGCCGCAAGCGGCGACGCGGCCGGCCCCTCCCCCGCCCTGCAGGCTCCCACGGCCGACGAGAACGACCGCATCGCCGGTGCCCTGGCCAGCCGCAACCTTGGCGTGATCGCCGCGCTGTTCTTCGGTCTGGGCTTGCTGCTGACCTTCACGCCGTGCGTGTTGCCGATGGTGCCCATCCTGTCGTCGATCGTGGTGGGCGAGCACGTTACGCGCAAGCGCGCCTTGCTGGTATCGCTGTCCTATGTGCTTGGCATGGCAGTGGTCTACACGGGGATCGGCGTGGCGGCGGGCCTGCTCGGTGAGGGCCTCTCCGCAGCGCTGCAGGCGCCGTGGGTGCTGGCTGCCTTTGCGTTGCTGATGGTGGCGCTGTCGCTGTCCATGTTCGGTCTCTATGAGCTGCAGCTGCCGCAGCACTGGCAGACCCGGCTGACGGCTTCGTCCAACCGCCGCCAGGGCGGGCAGCTCGCCGGTGCCGCAGCCATGGGCGCGATCTCCGCGCTGATCGTCGGGCCGTGCGTGACGGCGCCACTGGCCGGTGCGCTGGCGTATATCGCGCGCACTGGTGATGCCGTGGTCGGCGGCGGTGCGTTGTTTGCCATGGCGCTCGGCATGGGCGTGCCGCTGGTGCTGGTGGGCGTGGGGGCGGGCAACCTGCTGCCGCGCGCCGGGCGCTGGATGGAGACGACCAAGCGCTTCTTTGGCTTCCTGCTGCTAGGTGTGGCGCTCTGGATGGTGAGCCCGGTGCTGCCCGCGTGGGCGCTGATGGCGGGCTGGGCTGCGCTGCTGCTGGTTGGTGCGGTATTCCTGAGCGCCTTCGATTCGCTCGGCCCCGATGCGCATGGCCTGGCCAGGGTGGGCAAGGGCCTGGGCCTGCTGGCGGCGCTGGCAGGCGCCATCCTCCTGGTCGGGCTGGCATCCGGCGGCCGGGACCCCCTGCAGCCGCTGGCGCACCTGAGCGCCGCACGCTCGGCGCCGGAAGCGGCGACCGGCGGCGTGTCCGAGGTACGGTTCGAGCGGGTCCGCTCGGTTGCGGAACTCGACGCGCGCGTGGCGCAGGCCGCCGCCGCCGGCAAGCCGGTGCTGCTCGATTTCTATGCGGACTGGTGCGTGAGCTGCAAGGAGATGGAGCGCTTCACCTTTACCGATGAGCGCGTACGGGCGCGGCTGTCCGAGGTCGTGATGCTGCAGGCGGATGTCACGCGGAACAACCCCGATGACCGCGCGCTGCTCAAGCGCTTCGGCCTGTTCGGCCCCCCGGGCATCATCCTGTATGGTGCCGACGGGCGCGAGCGGCCGGTCCGCGCAATCGGCTATCAGCCGGCCACGCGGTTTCTCGACACGCTGTCGCGCGCACTCGATACCAAGGCCAATACCTGA
- the cutA gene encoding divalent-cation tolerance protein CutA: MSEAILVMTSLPDAESAGRVARAVLESRLAACVNRLAPCESEYWWQGEIESAREWRLMIKTTQERYAALEAAIRLAHPYEVPEIVAMPLVAGFAPYLAWVAHETRTTTDEGDSA, translated from the coding sequence ATGAGCGAAGCAATCTTGGTGATGACATCGCTGCCGGACGCCGAGTCCGCGGGGCGTGTTGCAAGGGCCGTGCTGGAGTCTAGGCTGGCGGCATGCGTGAACCGGCTGGCGCCGTGCGAGTCCGAGTACTGGTGGCAAGGTGAGATCGAAAGCGCACGCGAGTGGCGGCTGATGATCAAAACCACCCAGGAGCGTTACGCCGCGCTGGAGGCAGCGATTCGGCTGGCGCACCCCTACGAGGTGCCTGAGATCGTGGCAATGCCGCTGGTCGCGGGATTCGCGCCGTATCTGGCCTGGGTAGCGCACGAAACCCGAACGACCACGGACGAAGGCGACAGTGCGTAA
- the rplQ gene encoding 50S ribosomal protein L17 produces the protein MRHRHGLRKLNRTSSHRLAMLRNMSNSLFQHELIKTTLPKAKELRKVVEPLITLAKKDTVANRRLAFARLRDRDMVTKLFNELGPRYNARPGGYTRILKFGFRQGDNAPMALVELVDRPEITEAPAEEAGE, from the coding sequence ATGCGTCACCGTCATGGTTTGCGGAAACTGAACCGCACCTCGTCGCACCGCCTCGCGATGTTGCGCAACATGTCCAACTCGCTGTTCCAGCATGAGCTGATCAAGACCACCCTGCCCAAGGCCAAGGAACTGCGCAAGGTTGTCGAGCCCCTGATCACGCTGGCCAAGAAGGACACCGTTGCCAACCGCCGCCTGGCTTTCGCCCGTCTGCGCGACCGCGACATGGTCACCAAGCTGTTCAACGAACTCGGCCCGCGTTACAACGCGCGTCCGGGTGGCTACACCCGCATCCTGAAGTTCGGTTTCCGCCAGGGCGACAATGCGCCGATGGCACTGGTCGAGCTGGTTGACCGCCCGGAAATCACCGAAGCGCCGGCTGAAGAAGCAGGCGAATAA
- a CDS encoding DNA-directed RNA polymerase subunit alpha has protein sequence MQTALLKPKIIAVEPLGDHHAKVVMEPFERGYGHTLGNALRRVLLSSMVGYAPTEVTIAGVVHEYSTIDGVQEDVVNLLLNLKGVVFKLHNRDEVTVSLRKEGEGVVTAADIELPHDVEIINPGHVIAHLSAGGKLDMQIKVEQGRGYVPGNVRKFGDEAGKVIGRIVLDASFSPVRRVSYAVESARVEQRTDLDKLVMNIETDGVISPEEAIRQSARILVDQLSVFAALEGTESSAEAASSRTPQIDPILLRPVDDLELTVRSANCLKAENIYYIGDLIQRTENELLKTPNLGRKSLNEIKEVLASRGLTLGMKLENWPPAGLEK, from the coding sequence ATGCAAACAGCACTACTCAAGCCTAAAATTATTGCCGTGGAGCCGCTCGGCGACCATCACGCGAAGGTCGTGATGGAGCCGTTCGAGCGTGGCTATGGCCATACGCTCGGTAACGCCCTGCGTCGCGTGCTGCTGTCGTCGATGGTCGGTTATGCGCCGACCGAAGTCACGATCGCTGGGGTGGTCCATGAGTACTCCACCATCGATGGCGTGCAGGAAGACGTAGTCAACCTGCTGCTGAATCTGAAGGGTGTGGTCTTCAAGCTGCACAACCGCGACGAAGTCACGGTCTCGCTGCGCAAGGAAGGCGAAGGCGTTGTGACGGCTGCCGATATCGAGCTGCCCCACGATGTCGAGATCATCAACCCCGGCCACGTGATCGCTCACCTGTCGGCCGGCGGCAAGCTCGATATGCAGATCAAGGTCGAGCAAGGCCGTGGTTATGTGCCGGGCAACGTGCGCAAGTTCGGCGACGAAGCGGGCAAGGTCATTGGCCGCATCGTGCTGGACGCGTCGTTCTCGCCGGTGCGCCGCGTTTCGTACGCAGTCGAATCGGCTCGTGTGGAACAGCGTACCGACCTCGACAAGCTGGTGATGAACATCGAAACCGACGGCGTGATTTCGCCCGAAGAAGCGATTCGTCAATCGGCGCGCATCCTGGTCGACCAGTTGTCGGTGTTCGCCGCGCTGGAAGGCACCGAGTCGTCGGCGGAAGCCGCTTCGAGCCGCACGCCGCAGATCGATCCGATCCTGCTGCGCCCGGTCGACGACCTGGAGCTGACCGTGCGTTCGGCCAACTGCCTGAAGGCCGAAAACATCTACTACATCGGCGACCTGATCCAGCGCACCGAGAACGAGCTGCTCAAGACCCCGAACCTGGGTCGCAAGTCGCTCAACGAAATCAAGGAAGTGCTGGCTTCGCGCGGCCTGACCCTCGGCATGAAGCTCGAGAACTGGCCGCCCGCAGGGCTGGAGAAGTAA
- the rpsD gene encoding 30S ribosomal protein S4, whose amino-acid sequence MARYIGPKAKLSRREGTDLFLKSARRSLADKCKLDSKPGQHGRTSGARTSDYGNQLREKQKVKRIYGVLERQFRRYFAEADRRKGNTGEKLLQLLESRLDNVVYRMGFGSTRAEARQLVSHKAILLNGQALNVPSAQVKAGDVITIREQSKKQVRIAEALSLAEQSGFPAWVAVDAKKFEGTFKQVPDRADISGDINESLIVELYSR is encoded by the coding sequence GTGGCACGTTATATCGGCCCGAAGGCCAAACTCTCTCGTCGTGAAGGTACCGACCTGTTCCTGAAGAGCGCACGCCGCTCGCTTGCAGACAAGTGCAAGCTGGACAGCAAGCCGGGCCAGCACGGCCGCACCTCGGGTGCACGCACCTCCGACTACGGCAACCAACTGCGCGAAAAGCAGAAGGTCAAGCGTATCTATGGCGTGCTCGAGCGTCAGTTCCGCCGCTACTTCGCTGAAGCCGACCGCCGCAAGGGCAACACCGGCGAGAAGCTGCTGCAACTGCTGGAATCGCGCCTGGACAACGTCGTGTACCGCATGGGCTTTGGCTCGACCCGCGCTGAAGCGCGCCAGCTGGTGTCGCACAAGGCGATCCTGCTGAACGGTCAAGCCCTGAACGTGCCGTCGGCGCAAGTCAAGGCCGGTGACGTCATCACCATCCGCGAGCAGTCGAAGAAGCAAGTCCGTATCGCCGAAGCGCTGTCGCTGGCTGAGCAATCGGGTTTCCCGGCATGGGTTGCCGTGGACGCGAAGAAGTTCGAAGGCACCTTCAAGCAAGTGCCGGATCGCGCCGATATCTCGGGTGACATCAACGAAAGCCTGATCGTCGAGTTGTATTCGCGTTAA
- the rpsK gene encoding 30S ribosomal protein S11, whose product MAKGPNNAAQRARKKVKKNVADGIAHVHASFNNTIITITDRQGNALAWATSGGQGFKGSRKSTPFAAQVAAENAGRVAQDQGIKNLDVRIKGPGPGRESAVRALNALGIKISIIEDVTPVPHNGCRPPKRRRI is encoded by the coding sequence ATGGCAAAAGGTCCGAATAACGCCGCCCAGCGCGCGCGTAAGAAGGTCAAGAAGAACGTTGCCGACGGCATTGCGCACGTCCACGCTTCGTTCAACAACACCATCATCACGATCACCGACCGTCAGGGCAATGCCCTGGCATGGGCAACCTCGGGTGGCCAGGGCTTCAAGGGTTCGCGTAAGTCGACGCCCTTCGCAGCTCAGGTCGCTGCAGAGAACGCCGGCCGCGTGGCGCAAGACCAGGGTATCAAGAACCTGGACGTGCGCATCAAGGGCCCCGGCCCTGGCCGTGAATCGGCTGTGCGCGCGTTGAACGCGCTCGGCATCAAGATCTCGATTATCGAAGACGTGACGCCAGTGCCGCACAACGGCTGCCGTCCGCCCAAGCGTCGTCGGATCTAA
- the rpsM gene encoding 30S ribosomal protein S13 — protein MARIAGVNIPNHKHTEIGLTAIYGIGRSRARKICVATGVPFDKKVKDLTDGDLEKLRDEVAKATVEGDLRRETTMNIKRLMDLGCYRGVRHRRGLPMRGQRTRTNARTRKGPRKAGVALKK, from the coding sequence ATGGCACGTATCGCAGGGGTTAACATCCCGAACCATAAGCATACCGAGATTGGCCTGACGGCTATTTACGGTATCGGCCGCTCGCGCGCCCGCAAGATTTGCGTGGCCACCGGCGTTCCCTTTGACAAGAAGGTCAAGGACCTGACCGACGGCGACCTGGAAAAGCTTCGTGACGAAGTAGCCAAGGCCACGGTTGAGGGTGACCTGCGTCGTGAAACCACGATGAACATCAAGCGTCTCATGGACCTTGGTTGCTATCGTGGCGTCCGTCACCGCAGGGGTCTCCCGATGCGCGGTCAGCGCACCCGCACCAACGCCCGTACCCGCAAGGGTCCGCGTAAGGCCGGCGTGGCTCTGAAGAAGTAA
- the rpmJ gene encoding 50S ribosomal protein L36, whose translation MKVLASVKRICRNCKVIKRNGVVRVICSSDPRHKQRQG comes from the coding sequence ATGAAAGTGCTGGCTTCTGTTAAGCGCATTTGCCGCAACTGCAAAGTTATCAAGCGCAACGGTGTCGTGCGCGTGATCTGCTCGTCGGATCCCCGCCACAAGCAACGCCAAGGCTAA
- the infA gene encoding translation initiation factor IF-1, with protein MAKDDVIQMQGEVLENLPNATFRVKLENGHVVLGHISGKMRMNYIRILPGDRVTVELTPYDLSRARIVFRTK; from the coding sequence ATGGCAAAAGACGACGTCATCCAGATGCAGGGGGAGGTCCTGGAAAACCTTCCCAACGCGACGTTCCGCGTCAAACTGGAAAACGGCCATGTAGTGCTGGGCCACATCTCCGGCAAGATGCGAATGAACTACATCCGGATTCTTCCGGGTGATCGGGTGACGGTTGAACTGACCCCATATGATCTGTCACGCGCGCGCATCGTCTTTCGGACGAAGTGA
- the secY gene encoding preprotein translocase subunit SecY: MATAKPNASTQAKNTAKYGDLKRRLMFLVLALIVYRIGAHIPVPGIDPEQLAKLFQSQSGGILGMFNLFSGGALSRFTVFALGIMPYISASIIMQLLTIVLPQLESLKKEGQAGQRKITQYTRYGTVVLATFQALSIAVALESQPGLVIDPGLLFRATAVITLVTGTMFLMWLGEQITERGLGNGISIIIFGGIAAGLPNAIGGLFELVRTGSMSIIASILIVAIIAGVTFAVVFVERGQRKILVNYAKRQVGNKVYGGQSSHLPLKLNMAGVIPPIFASSIILFPATIAGWFTSDSTSAAGRFIKDLAATLSPGQPVYILLYAAAIIFFCFFYTALVYNSREVADNLKKSGAFIPGIRPGEQTTRYIDKILVRLTLAGAIYITLVCLLPEFLVLRWNVPFYFGGTSLLIIVVVTMDFMAQVQSYVMSQQYESLLKKANFKGNLTLR, encoded by the coding sequence TTGGCCACGGCGAAACCCAATGCAAGCACGCAAGCCAAGAACACGGCGAAGTACGGCGACCTGAAGCGCCGGCTGATGTTCCTGGTGCTGGCCCTGATCGTGTACCGCATCGGAGCGCATATTCCGGTGCCGGGAATCGATCCGGAACAGCTTGCGAAGCTTTTCCAGAGTCAGTCAGGTGGCATCCTCGGGATGTTCAACCTGTTCTCGGGCGGTGCGCTGTCGCGCTTTACCGTCTTCGCGCTCGGCATCATGCCGTACATCTCGGCGTCGATCATCATGCAATTGCTGACGATCGTGCTGCCGCAGCTGGAGTCGTTGAAGAAGGAAGGGCAGGCGGGTCAACGCAAGATCACGCAGTACACGCGCTACGGCACGGTGGTTCTGGCCACCTTCCAGGCGCTGTCGATTGCAGTCGCGCTGGAATCTCAGCCTGGTCTGGTGATCGATCCGGGCCTGTTGTTCCGGGCTACGGCAGTGATCACGCTGGTGACCGGTACGATGTTCCTGATGTGGCTGGGTGAGCAGATCACCGAGCGGGGTCTGGGCAACGGTATCTCGATCATCATCTTCGGCGGTATCGCAGCGGGCTTGCCCAACGCGATCGGCGGGCTCTTCGAACTGGTTCGCACTGGTTCCATGAGCATCATTGCTTCGATCCTGATCGTGGCAATCATCGCCGGTGTTACCTTCGCCGTGGTGTTTGTCGAGCGTGGCCAGCGCAAGATCCTGGTGAACTATGCCAAGCGTCAGGTCGGCAACAAGGTGTATGGCGGTCAATCGTCGCACCTGCCGCTGAAGCTGAACATGGCAGGGGTGATTCCGCCGATCTTCGCATCGTCGATCATCTTGTTCCCGGCGACCATCGCGGGCTGGTTCACGTCTGACTCGACGAGCGCTGCCGGCCGGTTCATCAAGGACCTGGCTGCGACGCTTTCGCCGGGACAGCCGGTCTACATCCTGCTGTACGCTGCTGCAATTATATTTTTCTGCTTCTTCTATACGGCTCTTGTGTACAACAGCCGGGAAGTCGCGGACAACCTGAAGAAAAGCGGTGCCTTCATTCCGGGCATTCGTCCGGGCGAGCAGACGACGCGCTACATCGACAAGATTCTTGTCCGTCTGACGCTGGCTGGTGCGATCTACATCACACTGGTCTGCCTGTTGCCGGAATTCCTGGTACTGCGCTGGAACGTTCCGTTCTATTTTGGCGGAACCTCGTTGCTGATCATCGTGGTCGTCACGATGGACTTCATGGCCCAGGTCCAGTCCTATGTCATGTCGCAGCAATATGAGTCCCTGCTGAAGAAAGCGAATTTCAAGGGTAATCTGACCTTGCGCTGA